The Flavivirga eckloniae genomic interval AAATAAAAGAATAAGGAGTAAATGTAGTTTTTTCATGGGTATTATTTTTTAGAGTTTAATAGAGCTTCAATTTTTTGTAAGCGGGTTTCCAGGTTTTGGATAGTATTTTTTTGAGTTTCTAGTTTTTTCTCCTGATCTATGGTATAAAGGGTTAGCTCTTCAATCTTCTCAAGTAATTTTAAGTTCATTTCCTTAAGCTTAATACCTTCTTTTTCCATTTCTTTAGCTGATGGAATTTTAGGTAAATGTCCTTCTGCGGCAATATAATCTTCAACCTCTTTAAGAGATTTTAAATCATAATCCTTATAAAAGACATAGTCGGGTGCTACTGCACCTAATAAATCTACTTTTACTTCGTTGGTGTGGATGTTTCCTTTTACTGTTAGTTTTGAGTCAGGGGTTGTGGTACCAATGCCTACATTATCCGAAAAATAAATAGGCCATCTAGTGCTACTAGTACCTATAATTCTACCTGAAATTTCAATTTTACCGGTAAAGTTAGGAGACGGGTTAAAAACTGGGGTGTTGAGAGGTGTTATACCGGAATCTGAAGTGATATTTATATTCACAGGTGTGTTGATACTCACAAAATGAAGGTCTAATACATATTTTCCATTACTTGTACCAGCGCGTATTTCATCTATATGATTTCCATTGTAAAATTTATTATTAATGATGTTTATAGACCCTCCCTGATCATATGACATAATGGAAATATACATTGATATGTCGGTTAATTTATTGTTTCCCAGTGCCCCCGTAACTCTTATCAATCCTGTTTTGTGACCTACACCTTCTATAATTCGATACCAGCCATCTCCATTTGAAAGTGTAACGGTTTTAGTAGTTGTTTGAGAGAAAGAAAGATTAATAGCAAATAGCAATAAAAAAGATAGGTATTTCATAATTCAAATTTTAATCAGTTAATAACGCATAAACTTCTTCAACAGAACTGATACCCTGTTTTATAAGTTCAATGGCATTGGTTTTTAGTGTGGCGATGTTATGTTCTTTTAAATAAGTGTCAATTTCTAAATCGTTACGTTTTATATGGTTAACCAGGGTTTTCGTTATGGGTATAATCTCGTAAATAGCTTTACGTCCCTGATAGCCGGTATGATAACAACTATTGCAGCCTACAGGTACATAATGTGTTTTAAGCTCGTTAGGAATATTAAAATGTTCTGGGAAAATATCTCTGGAAAGAGGTGCTTCCTGTTTACAGGAGTTACAAAGTTTTCTAACGAGTCGTTGAGCTACACTAACATTAAGCGTACTAGCAATTAAAAAGGCAGGAATCCCCATATCAATAAGCCTAGAAATAGTTGCCCATGCAGAATTGGTATGAATGGTTGATAACACCAAATGCCCTGTAAGTGCTGCCCGTATAGCCATATTGGCTGTTTTTACATCTCTAATCTCTCCAACCATGATAACATCTGGATCCTGACGTAAAAAAGTACGCAAGGTACTTGCAAAATCAAGCCCTATATTTTCTTTAAGTTGTACTTGGTTGACACCTTCAAGGGTGTATTCAATCGGATCTTCAATAGTTACAATATTGGTTTTATCATCATTTAACAACTTTAGTGTAGCATATAGAGTTGTCGTTTTTCCAGAACCAGTTGGTCCTGAGATTAGTATAATACCATTAGGTTTTTTAATGGTTTCTGTATACGATCTTAATTCCTTTTTGGTAAAGCCTAAATCTTCTAACTGAATATGATCGGCATCTTTACTTAAAATACGAAGCACTATTTTTTCGCCATGAAGCGTTGGCAAACTCGAAACACGAATATCGAATTCATCTGTGTTGGTTTTTATAGTGATACGTCCATCTTGTGGTAATCGCTTTTCTGAAATATCCAGACCTGCTTTAATTTTTAATTTGTTAACTATCACAGGATATTCAGATAAAGCAATTAGGAATTGTTCTTTTAGTTTTCCATCCAATCGATAGCGCACCCGACAACGTTGTTCGTATGGTTCAAAATGAATATCACTACTACCAATATGCTTTGCTTTTAATAGAAGTTTTTCAAGAAAATCTGTGCTATAATGTAGGTCTTCTTTTGTGTCTGACGATTGCTTTCTAAAATTGGTTGCAAGGTATTGCTGTATGTTTTCGGATGTTTCGGGGAGGAATTTTATCTGTTTTCCTAAAACGACTTGCAATTCCTGTTTTAAGGCATCAGAAGGTGTATCGGTTTTAAAGACTATATGACCGTTTTGGGCCTCGGTCGGAACGATCATGTAATGGTATGCTTGCTCGCTACTTATAAGTTGAACCAGAGCTGTTTCTATGTTAAAATCGGTTTTCTTCATCATTAAACGTTATAAAGGGAGTCAATAATTCCGAACCAAAAACCCAGATAGGTGATACCAAAAAATAAACTCATATAACCTGCTAATGGTACGGTAACACTTTTGTTCTTTTTGGATAGGCATATATGTAATACCAAGGAAAAGATAAGAGCACTGGTTAAAAGAATTATAAAGGATACAGACTCGCAAGCAAATATTAAAGCAAAAAGGAATAATACATCTCCAATTCCAATAGCATTACTAAAGTGTTTTTTTAATTTGAACTTTGTATATAAAAAAACGGTACCCAAGAGTATTGAAACAAAGACTAAATTGATTAAAATCGATGTATAGAATAATTCGGGAAGTGTTTTTAGGAAAAATAGAATACCAACACATAGCCCAACTACTGGAAATAGAAACCAATATACCATTCGATCTTTTATGTCTTGAAAAAAAATGATTCCAAGAGCCATGATAAGTATCGCTTTAATGAGTGTGATTGGCATTAGTCTTTTACGGTTTGTTTTGGATTCCCATTTTCATCAATTTCCCAAACATTAAAAATACCATCGCCATCAAAATCAGTAATAGCAGTAGCTCTTACCTTAAAACTGTTATTGTTGGCACTTACTATTTCGTATACATAGTTACCAGTGCCATCTTCTTTAACTGTTTTTGGAGGGGAGAAGTCAATCTCGTTCAAATCACTCGAGAATTTAGAATACATATACCTATAACTGGTTTGAGAATTATAGATGTATTTTAATTGTGTTTGAGCTTCAATACTCTTAGCCTTACTAATTAATGGCATTAAATTGGGTAATGCTAAAAGTAATAGGATACCAATAATAACTAATACTATTAAAACTTCCTGTAAGTTATAGGCGGGTAATTTTTTTATTTGTAGGTGTCTGTTGTTTTTTTGTTCAGACATTATTCGAATCTTAATCATAACAGATCTTATTAAATTTTTTGCCAAGTTCGTTCCTCCTTGTTTTTTATAACTTTTATTTTAAATAAATAGACACAAATGATTTGATAGTCAGAATATTAAAACAAGTCAAACAAGTATGCATGACAATCTCAAAATACAAATCATTATTATATAATCGCTAAGGTTTTTCCTTAGAAAAACTAAGGTTTTCTATTATTTTTTATTGGGTCTATAAAAAGCCGTATTCCTGAGCTGCTTTTATTAATACTAAGTCACTCTCTCTGGTAGTGTTAAAGGTTTGTTTTAGTAGACGTTTTCTGCGTTCTATACCGCCAATAGATAAATTGATAGTATTAGGTAGGTCTTTCATTTTTGTGCCTTTGGATAACTCGTATAGTAACTGCCTGTCTGTTTCATCCAGGTTAAAATTATTCATCAGGCTTTTTCTTAACAATTCCAATACTGTTTTAGTATAATAAGGGCTATTATTTAATATGGCTTTAATGGCATCAACAAAATTGCTAAAACCGGCTTCGCTTTTAATTAAAAACCCTTCTGGGTTGATGCTATTAAAAATGTTATTTATTCGATAGTTATTGTTATGATGTGTAGATACGATTATTCTCGTGTCACTCAATAACTGACGTATTCTTTTGCCTAAATCTTCTCCACACAAGATTTTACCGTCTTTACTAGGAGGCAAACTAATATCTAAAAAAATTAAATCGTAAGGATCGGATTTTAAGGACTTTTCAATTTTTAATAAGGCATTATCGCAACTTGTTGCGGTATCAATTTCAAAAACAAAATCTGCATTTGAACTTAAATAAGAAAATGCTCTTTCATAGGATTCAATTATTGCTATGTGATCATCAATAATTAGGACATTGTGGGCTTTGGTCATCTTTGCTATATATTTAAATTTTTCATTTAATTTTTTCAGAAAAAATCATCTAAAAGATGAAACTTAATAACTAATAATAACTATATAGTTCTTATACTTAGGATGCAATAATAGCAGTATCAATTCAGCTGCAATAGAATAGGACTAAGCTATAAATAATTTTTAAAATGTAGCTAAGGGAATGCCTTAGTTTTACTAAGGATTTTCCTTATTTATTTGTATGCTATAATTTTAAATTAACAATTAAACTTCAAAAGGAGTTTTAAAGTGCTCTTTAACAGTAAATTGCTTCTATTTTTTATGAAGTTTTATAGAATTGCTGAAACAAGACTTGTTTTTATAATGTGTTCTTTTTTAGTGGTTTAAAAGCTAAGGCTCTTTAATTCATACTTTAAAAAAACCTTACAAAAAAAAGGGAAAGCCCTTAGCAAAACTAAGGAAAACCTTAGCTGTTTTTCTGTTTAATATGAATAGCTTTAGATCGTTAAAATAATTGAAAACTAAGCGTTTAAAACATTGAAAAAATACGATCTAACTTTCTTATTCTACTTCTCAATAGTTGTAGCATTTTCGCAAACGACCACATTTGATAATTTAAATGCAAATCTATATACCAATAAATCTATAACATGGACATCTTCTAGTTATGGCTCTGGTTTTGGTCATAGAATTATAAATGCAGACCCAGGAGGAAAAACATTATTAAACTTTCAAGCAAGACATAACTCGGCAACTTGGTCAAATTTTATGACGTTGACATCTAACGGGAGAGTAGGTATTGGAACTTCTACTCCTGTGTATAAACTACATGTGACCTCTGGAGTACAAATCGGAAGTACTACATTAGGAATTACAGCAGGATCTGCAGAGAATAGTTGGATAAGAGATGAATGGTTAACTGGAAATTATGGTCCTGCTAAATGGGATCAGGCTTTGGCTAAATGGGTTCGTCCTTCAGGTACATTTAATGATATAGGTGGTATCGTTTTTCAAGACGAAGGTACTTATTTTTTAAGAGAGAAAGCAGGAACAAAATTAGAATATACCAATACAGAGTTCTTAAATACGGCTTATATGTTTGCAAATATGTTCTCCGGAAATGTAGGGATTGGCACCATAACTCCAGATGAAAAATTAGCCGTAAATGGTAAAATCCATACTAAAGAAGTTCGAGTCGATTTAAGCGGTTGGAGCGATTTCGTTTTTGAAGAAGATTATAACCTACCTTCTTTAAAAGAAGTTGAGCAGTACATTAAAGATAAAGGACATTTACAAAATATCCCTAATGCTGAGGAGGTAAAAGAGCAAGGGATTTTACTTGGAGAGATGAACGCTAAACTTCTTCAAAAAATTGAAGAACTCACTTTATATACAATTAAGCAACAAAAGCTTATCGAAGAACAAGCAGAAATCATTAAAAACATTCAGCAGAAACTAAAAAATTAAAATCATGAATAAACTCTTTCTAATAAGTCTTTTTATTAGTGGCACAATGATCGCACAAGTTACTGATACTGGAAATAATGTAGGTATAGGTACAACATCTCCTGTTTATAAATTAGATGTTAACGGAACTGGACGTTTTTCTAGTAATTTACTAATAGGAAACCCAAATGGAGCCAGAACAGAAATTAACACTAGTACAAACCATAAGATTTATGCCCCGACAAATATTAAGACTATCGATTTAGATGGTAATTACAAAGGAGGGGGATTTGTGGGAGTTTATAATAAAAACTATGTGCAGAGAGCTGCATATATGCATGCGAGTGTTGATAATAAATTTTTTGCATGTGGTGTAGACAAATATACTGGTGATGGAACTTATGCTCACGGTGTAGCGATGATGAGTATTTTAGATGGCACAGATACTGAAGCCTTAACAGGTTTGCAGTTGCATACAACAAATAGTGTTGTAGTTATTGGTAGTTGGATTGGCTATGAGAAAAATAAGGGGTATGGTCTTATAAACAGGTATAAAACGAAGCTTGAAAATGATCTGTATTTAACCTCTGGAAACTTGGGTATTGGCACAACCACTCCGGATGAAAAGTTAGCGGTTAACGGAAATATTCACACCAAAGAAGTACGAGTAGACCTTAATGGTTGGAGTGATTTTGTTTTTGAAAAGGCATATAACTTACCCACTTTAAAAGAAGTCGAACAACATATTAAAGAAAAAGGGCATTTAAAAGATATTCCATCAGCAGAAGAGGTATCAGAAAACGGTATTCTACTCGGTGATATGAATGCCAAACTCCTTCAAAAAATAGAAGAACTTACTTTATACACCATACAACAGGAGAAAAAGTTAAAAGAACAAGATGCTACTAACCAAGAATTAAAAGAACGTCTTTTAAGGTTAGAGCAACTATTATTAAATCAATCACTAAAACAAAAAAACTAAGAATCATTAAATATGAACAAACTAGCATTTCCAATATCTCTAATTGCCATAGCTGCAAGTATTTTTGCCATTTTTCAATTACAATCATCTTCAGAACAAGTATATGTAGATGTAAATAAGCTACTAGACGGATATAAGCGTACCAAGA includes:
- a CDS encoding general secretion pathway protein gives rise to the protein MPITLIKAILIMALGIIFFQDIKDRMVYWFLFPVVGLCVGILFFLKTLPELFYTSILINLVFVSILLGTVFLYTKFKLKKHFSNAIGIGDVLFLFALIFACESVSFIILLTSALIFSLVLHICLSKKNKSVTVPLAGYMSLFFGITYLGFWFGIIDSLYNV
- a CDS encoding prepilin-type N-terminal cleavage/methylation domain-containing protein; protein product: MSEQKNNRHLQIKKLPAYNLQEVLIVLVIIGILLLLALPNLMPLISKAKSIEAQTQLKYIYNSQTSYRYMYSKFSSDLNEIDFSPPKTVKEDGTGNYVYEIVSANNNSFKVRATAITDFDGDGIFNVWEIDENGNPKQTVKD
- a CDS encoding response regulator — translated: MTKAHNVLIIDDHIAIIESYERAFSYLSSNADFVFEIDTATSCDNALLKIEKSLKSDPYDLIFLDISLPPSKDGKILCGEDLGKRIRQLLSDTRIIVSTHHNNNYRINNIFNSINPEGFLIKSEAGFSNFVDAIKAILNNSPYYTKTVLELLRKSLMNNFNLDETDRQLLYELSKGTKMKDLPNTINLSIGGIERRKRLLKQTFNTTRESDLVLIKAAQEYGFL
- a CDS encoding GspE/PulE family protein, which produces MKKTDFNIETALVQLISSEQAYHYMIVPTEAQNGHIVFKTDTPSDALKQELQVVLGKQIKFLPETSENIQQYLATNFRKQSSDTKEDLHYSTDFLEKLLLKAKHIGSSDIHFEPYEQRCRVRYRLDGKLKEQFLIALSEYPVIVNKLKIKAGLDISEKRLPQDGRITIKTNTDEFDIRVSSLPTLHGEKIVLRILSKDADHIQLEDLGFTKKELRSYTETIKKPNGIILISGPTGSGKTTTLYATLKLLNDDKTNIVTIEDPIEYTLEGVNQVQLKENIGLDFASTLRTFLRQDPDVIMVGEIRDVKTANMAIRAALTGHLVLSTIHTNSAWATISRLIDMGIPAFLIASTLNVSVAQRLVRKLCNSCKQEAPLSRDIFPEHFNIPNELKTHYVPVGCNSCYHTGYQGRKAIYEIIPITKTLVNHIKRNDLEIDTYLKEHNIATLKTNAIELIKQGISSVEEVYALLTD
- a CDS encoding tail fiber protein, with translation MKKYDLTFLFYFSIVVAFSQTTTFDNLNANLYTNKSITWTSSSYGSGFGHRIINADPGGKTLLNFQARHNSATWSNFMTLTSNGRVGIGTSTPVYKLHVTSGVQIGSTTLGITAGSAENSWIRDEWLTGNYGPAKWDQALAKWVRPSGTFNDIGGIVFQDEGTYFLREKAGTKLEYTNTEFLNTAYMFANMFSGNVGIGTITPDEKLAVNGKIHTKEVRVDLSGWSDFVFEEDYNLPSLKEVEQYIKDKGHLQNIPNAEEVKEQGILLGEMNAKLLQKIEELTLYTIKQQKLIEEQAEIIKNIQQKLKN
- a CDS encoding tail fiber protein translates to MKYLSFLLLFAINLSFSQTTTKTVTLSNGDGWYRIIEGVGHKTGLIRVTGALGNNKLTDISMYISIMSYDQGGSINIINNKFYNGNHIDEIRAGTSNGKYVLDLHFVSINTPVNINITSDSGITPLNTPVFNPSPNFTGKIEISGRIIGTSSTRWPIYFSDNVGIGTTTPDSKLTVKGNIHTNEVKVDLLGAVAPDYVFYKDYDLKSLKEVEDYIAAEGHLPKIPSAKEMEKEGIKLKEMNLKLLEKIEELTLYTIDQEKKLETQKNTIQNLETRLQKIEALLNSKK